A region of the Sarcophilus harrisii chromosome 3, mSarHar1.11, whole genome shotgun sequence genome:
AGGAAAGTATATCATGAACTGTTCTGATGGTGTTCCCAGGTGGTCCCTGGCTCTATGAAGTATTAATCTTCAATTACATGACACTTACGATTagtgaaattaatttattaatcttgAGCACACTTGGGAGGGGGATGGTGTTGGGTCTTTGAGCTTTAAAATAGGGTGAATTGGGGCTAAACTGGTGCTTTGGAGTGAAGCCCTGAATTTAGGAGCTAGGAAAGGAGGTGAGCTATAAAGGGagggttctttctttctttgagtgcTTTATAGGGTCACTGTGATCTGCTGCTTGGCACCTGATGGTGCCATTCAAGGTAAAGGCAAAGAAAAGTAGGGAGGCAGGATGGAGCACTAGGCAGCACCTTCTACCTGAAGCATTGGAGTTTCCCTAGCCTCAGGGGCCTCTGAATCTTCCACAGGGCTCCTGGGTGGCTCTAACTCCAATGATTCTGCTTCAACCACTACCCCTGTCTCAGGCTGATTTTCAACACTCTGGCTAGGGCCCAGTCGGGGAGGTTTGGTGGGAGTGGGTGGAGGTGGGGCAGAGCCCTTGCTCTTTCGGGTGGACAGTGCCCTACGAAGGCTCTGAACCTTCTGCAGGCCAGTACGCCGAAGGCGTTTGGCTCGGGATTCCACTGGCTCCTCATCTGAgctttccccttcttccagtTCTTCTAGGGCCTCTGGTGCTAGTTCCTTTTCTTCTAGCCCTATGGATTCTGGCTCCTTCTGAAAAGCTCTGGCTGGGATTTCTGCCTCCTcctgaaaatgaagaataaagaacATTATCTCCCCGGAAACAATGTCTTGGTATAGTTGTTTAATGTGTCACTTTCCAGAAGCAAGACTGCCCATCTGAGCTAACCATCAATAACATGTCTTTGTAACTCTCCCAAGCCTAACTTCTGCCCGGAAAATACTTGCAGCATAATTTAGGTTACTCCCTTGCTTCTACAGCCCAGAAATGGGTGGAAAAGGATGGGAGAACTCTGGGGAAAGGTGAATGAAGCTATTATGAGCTGGAATCTAGACCTTACGAGGTCATTAAGTTCCACCCAAATCATTCTATTAAAACGGGAGTCTACAGTAGTCAGTAGGAAGGTCTGCACTGGGTACAAAGCCCCCCGCAGCGGTACGGCCAAGCATACTTgcggaggaagaggaaagaagaatccTTCCCATGACTTTGCCCCGCGGGGTGGGGAGGATGGGGTTGGGGATTATGTCCCGTACAAGCCAGGGGATGCCATCATCCACGGACATGGATAGCACTGCAGAGAACTCTTCCTCTTTTATCTGGGGCGGACCCCTGTGTCCGGGGCAGTCCATTTTTCTGAATGTTTTAGGACGCAGGAAATACACAAGGTTATAAAAGAAACCACAAAATCTAATTTCTCTCCATCGGCAGTCCTTGAACCCCGGTAAAAAGGAGCCCAGATGCCGAGGCGAAGCCCTAAGGCAAGGGAGGCGCGGAGGcctggcttctggtctagctaacGGGATCTAGCTGCCTGCCTGGGGCGCGCCTCTCTCCGGGgctgttcctcatctgtaaaccaGGGCTCGGCGCTCCGAGCCTCCCCAGGGGCGCTTCGGGTCCCTCCGCGCCAACGTGGAGCTTCGGCAGGGCCGGGCGGGGCGCGGGGCGCGGGCGCGGCCTCGGAGGTGACGTAGCGGGGCGCGGCTGCGAGCTGCACTTCGGCGGCCCCGGGCCGCGCCAGGAATGGGGGCGCGGTCCCAGGGAGCAGCCGGGGTGTGCCCGAGGGGCTGGGGTGGGGCCTGCGCCGGCGCATCACTGACCTAAGAGCTGGACGTGCATCTTGCCGCGGGCGACCAGCAGCTCGTGGTTGGCCTCGAGGCGCTGCACCTGGAGCGCGCGGCAGACGGCGCGCTCGCGGGCGGCGTGGGCGTCCGCGCTGACGCCCTCGGCCGCGTCCAGCAGCTGGGCCAGCGCGTCGCGGGTGGCCCCGTGGGTGCAGCTGAGCTTGTCCAGGCCGCTCTGGATGCGGCGCACGGTGCCCGCGAGGCCGCCCTGCCGCCGGGCCAGGCCTCCTTGGCGCTCCCGCAGCGCCTCCAGCATGGTGCTCAGCTTCTCCAGCAGCGTCACCACGGTCACCGCGTGCACCGGGCCGCGCTCCGCGGCTTCGGCCGCCGGCACGCCCTCTCCCATGGCCCCCGAGATGCGCGCGCCCCGCTCTGGTTTCGCTCTGCGGTCCCGTTCGTGCCGCTCTGCCCGGCGGTCTCCCGGCTCCTCCCGCCGGGGGCGGGGAGCGCCGCCGCAGGGCCGGGGTCTGTGACTCAGACGGGCGGCCCTTCGCCAGCCGCCACGCCCCGGCAAGCCCGCCCTTTCTCCGCCTGCGGGCGCAGCCGGGGCCCGGGTTCCAAAACCGCGTCCTGCGCGGTCCTCCCAGCTTGGGCGCCGCGGGCAGCTCCTCTAACTCCGCCCGCCGCAGCGGCGGGGCTCTCCCCGGAGACCAGAGCCGGCCCGACCCCAAGGACCGCCTTCGAAATGGGAAGCGCCTCGTGGGGGCAGGGGCGGCAGTCAACCCTGCAGATGTGTGCTTACAGATGTGCTCCTCCTCACAAACTTGCCGTTGCGACCAAACTGACTGCTCCCTTTGCTCGCGATCCCGTCTTGGGACCAGCTGTCCCGAACACGATGCTGGGAGAGAGTTCCATCGGCCCGCCTCACTCAGACTGTTCTGTCGTGGCTGTGGGGCCGTTTTCCCACCGCTCCTCATGCCTGGTTATCTATCACTCAGATTCCTGCCCATTTCCCTATTTAACAGGCtaatttcttctcatttgttgttttttaagatgtGATTGTCCCCCAAACGGAGTCTTGTGAAGTCTTATCCATTCTGGTTAGAATTGGCTTCCTGAGAAGTTGTAGCCAAAGGAATTAGTTACTTCGCTGAAACAAGCAGACCTTGACGCCGTTTTGCTCCAAATTTGGACCTATTGGACACCTTGAAATGGCTAAATGAATGGGCCACCAAACCTCAAGTTTGTGACCATACCACCTCCCTGAAGAAAATAGATGGACGGGAgatcatcaatcaataaacatttattaaactcctactatgcCCAGGCACTGGgtatataaaaagagacaaaaaacgtCCCTGCCATCAAAGGGTTTAGATCCAATGGGGAAGACATTgcaaagaatatatatagaataatgatatataataatatataatgtatatatactatatataatatatagtaatatatagaatAAGAAGTGATTAATTGAAGAGAAGAACAGAATTTAAGAAGGGTTGAGGAAAACTccctatagagggtgggattttagttgggacttgaattCAGAGAGGTCAATTATTAGAGCAAAGAAGGGAGAATGTTCAAAGCATGGGAGACAACCAGGGGAACAAATGCCCAGAGcagaaagatgaaatattttgttcctgaaacagccaggaggccagtatcactggatcaaaaagtatgtgtCAAAGAGTAAGGTGTgaggagactggaaaggtagaaggagacaagcattttgtatttgatcttggaggcaataggaagccactgaaattTATCAAGCCGAAGGTGATATGATTGTATCTTTTGGATGGAGGATGGGTTGTTATGGGGAAAGCCTTGAGACAGGTAGACAATTGCAATAGTCCAGTCATGAAGTGATAAGGTCCTTCACTAAAGGGTTGGCAGTGTTATGGAAGAAAAAGGACGTATTTGAAAGATGTTAAAAGGTGAAATCGATAGTACTTAGCAATAGAATGGATATTGAGGATGGGGTGAGAATGATGAGTCCTTTTGGACTCCTGACCATTAGGCTGTAAATCTGAAAGAAAGGGTGAATGGGTTTGTTCTCTACAGTaataaggaagagaagagggaagaatggagggaggacTTTTCACTCAGGCCATCTATAATGTACTTCTGAGAGTTGAGCTTGCTTGGGGACATGAGATCAGGTGTATCTTGGGCTCCtgaaaaagtaaagaaggaaatcTCTGTATCACTCTTATGCCTTGGTGCTTGTACAGAATTGAGTTATTGACTATATTAGGGTAGCTAGATGATGTGGTAAATAAAGTACAGGGCCTGGAACTCATCTTCCTTAATTCAAATATGACATTAGatactagcagtgtgatcttggttaagtcacttaattctgtttgcctcagtttcctcatctgtaaaatgagctggagaaggaaatatcaaatcattccattatctttgccaggaaaaccccaactTGTCCaaaaagagttggatataactgaaactgactaaacaacaacaactggacatccagtttaagatgtctaaCTAGAAATTGGCCATTCAAGGGTCAGCAGAGAGACTGGGGTAATTTAGGTAGACTgaaaaatcacagatttggatttttgaaaagaaattattgagTATAGACATGAGGGAAAAGGCAAGGaacaggacagaaaaaaaaacaaatagaaatgctgGTTTGGTTCACTAGAAAAACTAATGAGTTTTCTCTCAAATCTAAATGCTTTGTTTCATTTTAGCCTTCATCCTCAACCCTTCAGTGGTGTTTGATATATTTCCAGattccatctccttttccttaGCAAAGCAACCTGAGAAGTCACTTAgtccttttataaatgaagaaactgagattaagtgacttgcccaaggtcacaaaagtaGTAAGTGATAGAATGCTAATACACATTCAGATCCTCTGACATCAGATCCCCAATTCTCTGTCCACATTGTGCATTTTGTGTGGCTTCTAATATCCTTAAACATGGGTATACCTTCAAATACTCTATTTTTCACACTCTTCTTTCTACATTATCTCCCTGGTATTTCGTAACTCCCATGGCTTACATTACTGAATTTAAGTAGGTGACTCTTAAACCTATTTTTAACATGGACCTCCCTAGAGTTCCAACCTAACATTTtgcaaaatcatagaatctcagttgaaaaaggaaggaaaatacatttattatgcacctggTGTGTGCCAGATACCTTACAagatttcatttaatcttcacaagaaTGCTAGGATATAAGTGATATTATTACAGTTCTTATTTTTACtcttgaggaagctgaggcagacaaaTGTTGTttcttacccagggtcacacagttaggaaacaTCTGAGGCAAGTTTTGatctcatgtcttcctgactccagagtcaacACTGTATGCACAGTAATAGCATGTAGCTACCTcaaagattatctagtctaaccaGTATCTGAACAATAATTCTGCTGCACAATATTTCCGGTCAGTTGACATCCAAATTCCTGGAGATCTTAAGTATTGGACAACTAAGGCAGCCTATTCCACTTCCCAACAATTGTTAGTTAATTGTATCCAATTAAAATGTGCCCCTCTAACTTCAGCGCTATTGCTTCTTTCCTCTGGAGAAAAGTAAAACATTAATTTCTCCTTCTATGTGTTAGTCTTTTGAATATTAGAAGATCGGGTTCATGCTCTCCCCACCCCTAAAAACTCTAAACACCTCCAGTTCCTTCAATTGATTCTCAAATACATAGCTTTTAACTCCAATCATCAGTCTGGGATTTCCTCTGAATCTATAAAAACTTGTTTCTACTTCCTAAAACATGGCACCCAAAAGTGAACACAATATTTCAGAGATGATCTGACCAGAGTTAAGTACAAAAGAAACCATGGCTATCATTTCCCTCAGTCTAAAAGCCACTTCTATTTCTGGAATCTCAGATTGtagaataaatgtttgttgaattgaattgagttagaTTAGATTAGCTTTATTGACTGTTGTACCACATTGTTCATTCCTATTGAGCTTGCTGTCCAGTAAAACCCATGTGTTTTTCGCATGAATTGCTGTCCAGTTATACTTCTTCCATCCAATACTTGTGCAGTTACTTTTTAATAACCCCTATAGAACCtgtgtatttttattaaattatattttattagttttagCCTTTCATTCTACCCTGTCAGAATCTTAAGGTCACCATCAATTTAGAACTGCAAAAGATAATCTTTTGTGGAGCTAGATCTCTTTGGCTATCTGGTGAAGTCTGggaacctcttctcagaataatggctTAAGTGCATAAACAAAAAGATACAGTATgttgaattcaaatatttttttaaaaaataagttcatagggggcagctaggtggtgcagtggatagagaatcagccctgaaatcaggatgacTTGAATTCcaatctagactcagacacttaacacttcctagctgtgtgaccctgggcaagtcacttatccccaattgcctcaggaaaaaaaaagttcataagtCCCAGGTTAAGGACTCCTGATCTAATAATCCAAGAACTTCATATTATAGAAAGGAGACAAGGAAACAGTTAAGAAAGGGGCCTAAGATTATATAGGGAGTATCAGTTAAGATTTGAAGCTAAATTCTAACTTCAAACACAACAATTTTTCCTCACTGAAATAAATTGCCTCTTTTTTATCTTGGTTACATACACTATACTcatgcacacatgtgtgcatgtacatatgcttgcatacatatgtttatgtgtatatgcacatatgtgtatatatacctatatctaaATACATCTACATACACATTTCATATGTACATGCATTGCCTCTTTTATCTCAGCTTTATACatgtatagatacatgtataGGCATATGGATGTCTACAtttataggtgtatatatattaGCAATGCTTTCCCTGATagctaataatttaataaaacataCCATCTATATATGTTCTTCTAAGTCAGTAAAAATGTTGAAGAAGACAAGATTAAAAACTCTGAAGAATTCtagaaatctcttttttttttccatttttgtagaagttattttttttttatttaatagccttttatttacaggttatatgcatggataactttacagcgttaacaattgccaaacctcttgttccaatttttcacctcttacccccaccccctcccctagatggcaggatgaccagtagatgttaaatatattaaaatataaattagatacacaataagtatacatgaccaaaacgttattttgctgtacaaaaagaatcagactctgaaatattgtacaattagcttgtgaaggaaatcaaaaatgcaggtgggcataaatatagggattgggaattcaatgtaatggtttttagtcatctcccaaagttctttctctgggagtagctcgttcagttcattactgctccattggaaatgatttggttgatctcattgctgaggatggccaggtccatcagaactggtcatcatatagtattgttgttgaagtatataatgatctcctggtcctgctcatttcactcagcatcagtttgtgtaagtctctccaggcctttctgaaatcatcctgttggtcatttcttacagaatagtaatattccataatattcatataccacaatttattcagccattctccaactgatggacatccattcagtttccagtttctagccactacaaaaagggctgccacaaacatttgtgcacatacaggtccctttcccttctttataatctctttgggatataagcccagagaATTCTAGAAATCTCATCCCAATTGAGTAAATCATTAATTTCCATTCTTTGGGTCTGATTGTTCAGATGCCTCCAAAAATTTATAATTGTGCTATTATTTATCCCTTGTTTCTCAATCTCGTTTTAGAAAGACGTCATCAGAAACTTTGTCAGATGCCTTTCTAAAATCCAGTTATACTATGCTTAATTATATTCTCCTCATCCACCAGTCTagtaactgtcaaaaaaaaaggaaatgagattagtcTGGTATGAGCTGTTCTGGATGAACCCATACTGGCTTTGGTGGTTGCCACTTCCCTTTCTAAAGATTTGTAAACTATCCCTTTAATAATGGAGTCTAGAAATTTGCCAAAAAATGAAGTTGTTGGCCTATAGCTCAAGGagtttcctcctttttttggAAAATCAGGTGTCTTCTAATTCTTTACAATTATTCAAAGATCACTGGCAATGATTCAGCAAACCTAgtatcctagatttagagctttCAGGGAATTTAGAGATCTAGTGAATAAACaccttttcaaaaattaagaaactgaggcttcctcttcctccctcctcccccccttttttctcagttttctgggATAAAGTCTGTCTGGGCTTGTTGCCTTTATTCTGTGTATTCTGAGGCCTTCCACAGTGCCTCTCAAATAGTAGACCCTTAGTACCATGATAGTCATTTAATCaatctgaacctcagtttctttatgtgtagAATGAAGATACTATTTTCTCTAGAAggtaagaaatatattttataaaccttaaggcACTTAATTCAATTTTTCACAcaattgccaaagtaattttaatAAGGGACAAGATTGCTATCTCTTTCTACTGTTCAAGAGCCTTGTTTGTAGGATACGATTAAAGGCACTCAGTCTGATACTCTTAAGTCCTTAACAATGTGACCACAACCTACTTTCCCAGTCATATTTCACATGTGATGTACCCATTACATGTACTTTCTTTTCAGGCAAATTGGACTCCTAGTTGTTCCTACTTTTGTACATTCATTCAAACAAGCTGTGCACCAAACCTGTAATAAATTGAATcatttctgccttttagaatccttATTCTCAAGTCTTGGCTAAATTGTCCCCTCCTTCATATAATTTTCCATGATTCTCTCAACTGACcatgttcttttcctcttcaaatatTTCTATAACTGTATTCCCACACATACATCCCatttctcatctctctgtctttttattaGACATTTTTATGTACTTACAAGCGTTATTCCTCCATGTAGAATATCAGCTCTTTGaggaaaattattgtttcaatattttctttctatcccaGAAGTCTACTTCAGTGTCTTGCATGTAATGGGTGTTAATAGTGCAGCTAGGTGATAAAGTGGTTAGAATACTGGGCCAGGAGTTAGAAAGTTGTTTAGTcttatccaactctttgtaaccccatttggggttttcttggcaaagacaatggtgtggtttaccatttccttctacagcttacttcacagataagaaatagggttaagtgatttgcccagggtcacacagattgtaagtatctgaggcagaaactcaagtctttctgacttcaggcttagcactctatccacagaAGAGCTAGAAGATTCTAGGAACAGTTTTatctctttgattttcttcttgcCCCTGACACAGCTAAAGAGGCCCACTATATTTCCAAATGCCTATGAACATCTCAAATCCAATACGtccccaaatgaaatcatgattattttctccaaaatttatcattcttCCTAAAGTCTCCTAATGACCCACCCAGGCTTGAAATCTTGAATTAAACTTTGCATTTCCTGCTCttctcttggttttcttccttcccattcccACTTTATCAAAAGTTCTCTCTCCAAGTTCCTCAGTACCCTCATTGCCAAGTCTAATGGCCTTCTTCTTTTCAGTCTTCATCCTCTACCACCCTGTGACATTTGGTATTTCTCACATCTGTACCCTCTTTTCCATTCCCACTACACTTAACTTTGGTCAGATCCTCTTGACTGGATTATTGTAAAAATCCTCCTAACAGGTCTCCTGTATATTCTCTCCAACCTGTCTTTCACATTGCTGCCTAAGttattttcctaatgaattcCTAAGATAACTCTATACTGCTGTTCAAAACTGTGCATGACTACCATCATCTGCTGCATAAAACATAAATTCCTTATTCTAATATTCAAGGCCTGCCACAAACTAGTTCTATTGTACCATTCCAATGTATCATATGCTTTTCCCATTCAAACATTTCAGCTACATTTGTACTAAGTATCATCTTGTTATCTTCTGTCTATAGACCTGTTTCAATCTAACTATAACTAATATGTGCCTCCCCACTCCATTTACCATTTTTCCatgttaaaatctttctttttcttcagctgAATTAATTACATGTACtgatgtttaacaaatgcttatattTACCACTCTAATCAGCCCCTGAGCACTCTCCTATTCTTGCATTCAAAATCATCTCAGCCACCTCAGATTTCACATAGCACTCTTCTTGGGCCTCTCCTACACACTTAGTACATTTTAATTCTTATCAGAATCATTTTTGGAGTCttatcctcccttctttcttaccCTCCAGCTCCAAACCAGCTTTCATCTCTATCTACTCCTTGCCAGAAACTTGGATTCTGCCCCAGGAACTACCTTGGGACCTGATGATcgattatcttttaaaaatcatggatACAAATTAAAGAGAATGAGAGCATAGAGTTGGGTTGCAATATGCACTGGAGTGGGAATGTCCACATTAGAGAtgctgaagaaatgaaaattaaattcccCAGTGCCTaagattaatcaatcaataaactatTAATTACCTCATGTGCCAGGgagtgtgctaagcactagagatacaaaaagaagtaaaagataatGCCTAATCTCAAGAAGTTTGCAATCTAGCAAGAAGACAACATccaatcaaatatatataaagcaagctatatataggatatatggGAAATAATTATCAGGGGGAATGCATTAGATTTAGGGGTTTGGGGAAGGCctcaagtaaaaaataaaattttattaagaacttaaAGGAAGTCATGTAGATCATAGTTGAAGTgcaggagggagagcattctaagcatggagtacagccagagaaaatgcccagagctgagagagagtgtcttgttcatgaaaGACTAAAGAGGCCTTTGTCACTGGATCCAAGAATGTGTGTCGGggattaaaatataagaagactgtTGAGAAGGTAGGAGGAAAGTAGGTTATagagagctttgaatgccaaagcaCTTTGTATTGGATCCGGGAGGTAACCAGAAGTTACTGGAATTTGTTGAATAGAAATATAAGATGGGTGAatctttgttttagaaaaatcattttagtagcTAGGAATGGAGAAAATTGAGGTGGGATAAACTTGAAGCATATAGACCCACCAGCAGATCATGACAATAGTtcaggcatgaggtgatgagggcctacaCTAGAATAGTTCAGCTTTACACTTTGTAGCTATACTCCAGTTTACTGTGGTTGCCATGGGATTTTATAAGACTTCTCAGAAAAAATTAGACCAGTCAGTGAATCTGCACAAAAGGCTCATTTTAACTTGCCTGAAGGAAAGGCTGAGATTAAGAGGGTGAGTAACATCCTGGTGTAAAAGCACAGGCTGGCAAGGGAAGGGCAATAAAATAAGGGAAGATGCCAGGCTAGTAGCTCCAAAGCATAGCAGGGAAGTAATAGAATTGTGGATACAATTGATCTTTAGGTCATGGCAAGAACCAGGATGGTTCTGTGAATAGTTGTCAAGTTTCACTAACCTCTCATCATTAATCTCTCCACTTTTCCAGACTAGATTCCTAGATCTATAGTCATTAATAAATCTTGACTAACCCAATGTTTAAGCTGGAATGGAATTAGCTGTAGTAGACATATATGATTGATTTCCCACTTCAGACATCCCAGGCAAGGAGGCCACCAATTAGCAATGTGACATAGAAGATAGAAATTTCTATCATGGAAGGCTTCAGGCATAAAAGATTCAAGAAAGATGTGGTATCATGCAGAAGGAGAGGAGTGAATCTTTAACAGAGACAAAATATTGCGGGAAAGACTTTCCCATCTTCCTCCCAACCCTAAAAAAGGTTTTTTGGGGGACTATTacatagtaattaataaataGTGCTGAAATGAATTTAATGGGAAAGATCCTCAGAGATAGCATGATACAATTGGAATGATAAATTACAGGTTCAAATGATGCCTTTACATCTCTAACCTTGGAGAACACCATTGGAGATGAAAATATGAAATCTACTCCCTGTCCTGAT
Encoded here:
- the CAVIN3 gene encoding caveolae-associated protein 3 — protein: MGEGVPAAEAAERGPVHAVTVVTLLEKLSTMLEALRERQGGLARRQGGLAGTVRRIQSGLDKLSCTHGATRDALAQLLDAAEGVSADAHAARERAVCRALQVQRLEANHELLVARGKMHVQLFQEEAEIPARAFQKEPESIGLEEKELAPEALEELEEGESSDEEPVESRAKRLRRTGLQKVQSLRRALSTRKSKGSAPPPPTPTKPPRLGPSQSVENQPETGVVVEAESLELEPPRSPVEDSEAPEARETPMLQVEGAA